GAAAGTGACGATGGTGATCGCCAATTACGAGAAGTCGCGCCTGAACACTATGTTTATGCGACTGAAGCGGAAGTTGCGGCTTACCAATCAGCTTTAGCGACACTTGTGCAACAAGCTAATTAAATGAGAAACGTCTATTTTGAAATATTTGTTTGCGTGTTAAAATAAATATTTCAGAACAGACGTTTTTTTATGCGCCTTTAATTCGGAATACCGGCGTTCGGCGCTGTTTTTTTAGCCGTATAAACGGTATAATAGTGAAAGATTAATCAGTTGAAATGGGGTATTTAATTTTGGATGCAGCACTAGTCAGCGAGCTTCGCGCCCGTTATGGTATTGAATTTAATAATTTAGCACTTTTGGACGAAGCGTTCACACATTCGTCTTACGTTAATGAACATCGCGAGTTAGGCTTGCGGGACAATGAACGGTTGGAATTTCTAGGCGATGCCGTTATGGAAATCACGGTCTCAGAATACCTCTACAAAAAGTATCCTGACTGGCCAGAAGGTAAGTTAACACGTTTACGAGCAGCAATCGTCTGCACGAAGAGTTTCAGTAGCTTTTCAAAAGAAGCCCACTTTGACCGTTACATCCGCTTAGGGAAAGGTGAAGAGAAAAATGGCGCCCGCGCTCGGGCAACACTTTTGGAAGATTTATTTGAAGCTTTCAACGGCGCTTTATTCTTAGACCAAGGTCGTGGCGCTGTTGTTGATTTTGTTTCACAAGTCATTTTCCCCAAGATTGAAGCCGGTGAATTCTCAGATCAAACAGATTACAAGACGAATTTACAAGAGTTTTTACAACAAGATGGTGAAATCGAAATTGACTATCAATTATTAGCAGAAGTTGGTCCGTCACATGACCGTCAATTTGAAGTGGATGTATTAGTTGGCGATCGAGTATTAGGCTCTGGTGTGGGTCGCAATAAGAAAGCTGCCGAACAAGCAGCAGCTAAAAAAGCGTTAGAACAACTTAAAGCATAATTGCGATTATCAAGTTAGTGTAGGGAGTTTAGTGCATGCAGTTAAAATCATTAGTCTTATCAGGCTTTAAATCATTTGCTGATAAGACAGAAATTAATTTTTCAGACGGCTTAACCGGCATTGTCGGCCCGAACGGGAGCGGTAAGAGTAATATCACAGAAGCAATTCGTTGGGCGATGGGCGAACAATCGGCCAAGAGCTTGCGTGGCGAAAAGATGCCCGATATTATTTTTGCCGGTACTGATTTACGGCCTCAGATGAATCGCGCCGAAGTCACGTTGAATTTCGATAATAGTGACCACTATTTAAATCAAGAACTAGATAATGTGACGGTTACCCGGCGCCTATTTCGCAAC
This DNA window, taken from Latilactobacillus sakei, encodes the following:
- a CDS encoding ribonuclease III gives rise to the protein MDAALVSELRARYGIEFNNLALLDEAFTHSSYVNEHRELGLRDNERLEFLGDAVMEITVSEYLYKKYPDWPEGKLTRLRAAIVCTKSFSSFSKEAHFDRYIRLGKGEEKNGARARATLLEDLFEAFNGALFLDQGRGAVVDFVSQVIFPKIEAGEFSDQTDYKTNLQEFLQQDGEIEIDYQLLAEVGPSHDRQFEVDVLVGDRVLGSGVGRNKKAAEQAAAKKALEQLKA